In the Thermococcus sp. MAR1 genome, one interval contains:
- a CDS encoding S8 family serine peptidase encodes MKRWGIVVLALVLVGLLAGTAAAVPVKPSVRNNGIQEKNYGLLTPGLFKKVQRMNWNQEINTVIMFDSPADRDRAIRILKVMGAEIKYTYKVIPAVAVKMKVKDLLMIAGMIDTGFFGNTKVSGIKFIQEDYKVQVNVETEGLDESAAQVMATNMWNLGYDGSGITIAIIDTGIDASHPDLQGKVIGWKDFVNGRSSPYDDQGHGTHVASIAAGTGAASNGKYKGMAPGAKLVGIKVLGADGSGSISDIIAGVDWAVQNKDKYGIRVINLSLGSSQSSDGTDSLSQAVNNAWDAGIVVCVAAGNSGPDKYTVGSPAAASKVITVGAVDKYDTITDFSSRGPTADGRLKPEVVAPGNWIIAARASGTQLTDVTIGDYYVAAPGTSMATPHVAGISALILQAHPSWSPDMVKTALIETADIVKPDEIVDIAYGAGRVNAYKAAHYDSYAKLTFTGYVTDKGTEAHQFAVSGASFITATLYWDNAKSDLDLYLYDPNGNQVDYSYTAYYGFEKVGYYNPTAGTWTIKVVSYSGSANYQVDVVSDGSLSESSGGGGGGTQPPQPTVDEQTFTGSVSYHDYNVHQMTVNSGATKITGDLSGSSYDDLDLYLYDPNQNLVDRSENYGSSEHVEYTNPAPGTWYFLVYAYDTYYWTASYQLDVKVYYG; translated from the coding sequence ATGAAGAGATGGGGTATAGTGGTGTTGGCATTGGTTCTCGTAGGACTCCTGGCAGGAACGGCCGCCGCAGTACCCGTAAAACCATCCGTTCGAAATAACGGCATTCAGGAGAAGAACTACGGCCTTCTAACCCCCGGCCTGTTCAAGAAGGTTCAGAGAATGAACTGGAATCAGGAAATCAACACCGTAATAATGTTCGATAGCCCGGCAGACAGGGACAGGGCCATCAGGATACTCAAAGTTATGGGTGCTGAAATTAAGTACACCTACAAGGTTATCCCGGCAGTTGCCGTCAAGATGAAGGTCAAGGACCTGCTCATGATAGCGGGCATGATTGACACCGGCTTCTTTGGCAACACCAAGGTTTCTGGAATAAAGTTCATTCAGGAGGACTACAAGGTTCAGGTCAATGTTGAAACCGAGGGCCTCGACGAGTCCGCCGCACAGGTCATGGCCACCAACATGTGGAACCTCGGTTACGATGGCTCGGGAATAACCATCGCCATCATCGACACTGGAATAGACGCCTCCCACCCGGACCTCCAAGGCAAGGTTATCGGATGGAAGGACTTCGTTAACGGCCGTTCAAGTCCCTACGATGACCAGGGCCACGGAACCCACGTCGCTTCCATTGCAGCGGGAACCGGGGCGGCCAGCAACGGCAAGTACAAGGGAATGGCCCCCGGTGCCAAGCTCGTGGGCATTAAGGTCCTCGGTGCAGACGGTTCGGGAAGCATATCCGACATCATAGCCGGTGTGGACTGGGCGGTCCAGAACAAGGACAAGTACGGAATAAGGGTCATCAACCTCTCCCTCGGCTCGAGCCAGAGCTCCGACGGTACCGACTCCCTCAGCCAGGCCGTGAACAACGCCTGGGACGCTGGAATAGTCGTCTGTGTTGCAGCCGGAAACAGCGGGCCCGACAAGTACACCGTCGGTTCCCCTGCTGCGGCCAGCAAGGTTATCACTGTTGGTGCCGTGGACAAATACGACACTATAACCGACTTCTCCAGCAGGGGACCAACTGCCGACGGAAGGCTCAAGCCCGAGGTCGTCGCTCCGGGCAACTGGATCATAGCGGCGAGGGCCAGCGGAACCCAGCTCACTGACGTTACCATCGGTGACTACTACGTTGCCGCCCCGGGAACTTCGATGGCCACCCCACACGTCGCTGGAATCTCTGCCCTAATCCTCCAGGCCCACCCGAGCTGGAGTCCGGACATGGTCAAGACCGCCCTCATCGAGACCGCCGACATAGTCAAGCCAGACGAGATAGTCGATATAGCATACGGTGCCGGCAGGGTCAACGCCTACAAGGCTGCCCACTACGACAGCTACGCCAAGCTCACCTTCACCGGCTACGTCACCGATAAGGGTACTGAAGCCCACCAGTTCGCGGTAAGCGGGGCCTCCTTCATAACCGCGACCCTCTACTGGGACAACGCTAAGAGCGACCTCGATCTGTACCTCTACGACCCGAACGGCAACCAAGTTGATTACTCCTACACCGCCTACTACGGCTTCGAAAAGGTCGGCTACTACAACCCGACCGCCGGAACCTGGACCATAAAGGTCGTCAGCTACTCGGGCAGTGCTAACTACCAGGTTGACGTGGTCAGCGACGGTTCACTCAGCGAATCCAGCGGTGGAGGAGGCGGTGGAACCCAGCCCCCACAGCCGACCGTCGATGAGCAGACCTTCACCGGAAGCGTGAGCTACCACGACTACAACGTCCACCAGATGACCGTCAACAGCGGAGCAACGAAGATAACCGGAGATCTGAGTGGAAGCAGCTACGACGACCTCGATCTGTACCTCTACGACCCGAACCAGAACCTCGTCGACCGCTCCGAGAACTACGGCTCAAGCGAGCACGTCGAGTACACCAACCCCGCCCCCGGAACCTGGTACTTCCTGGTCTACGCCTACGATACCTACTACTGGACCGCCAGCTACCAGCTCGACGTCAAGGTCTACTACGGTTGA
- the bpsA gene encoding N(4)-bis(aminopropyl)spermidine synthase, which translates to MMKIVERVKTKTSIPVYERTVENVLSAIQASEDVWRIVDLSEEPLPLVVAVITALHELGYVAFDGPNVVLTQSGRKLVEKYGIGARKDYTCSHCEGKTVELDAFSDLLEQFKEIVKDRPQPKHDFDQAYVTPETTVARIALMHTRGDLENKEVFVLGDDDLTSIALMLSGLPKRIAVLDIDERLVKFIEKTADELGYENIEMFTFDLREPLPDYALHKFDTFITDPPETVDAIRAFVGRGIATLKGPGCAGYFGITRRESSLDKWREIQRVLINEFNVVITDIIRNFNEYVNWGYEEETRAWKLLPVKVKPSYNWYKSYMFRIQTLEGSKGFEEKIELGDELYNDEEASTT; encoded by the coding sequence ATGATGAAGATAGTTGAGAGGGTCAAGACCAAGACGAGCATCCCGGTTTACGAGAGAACAGTCGAGAACGTTCTAAGCGCCATCCAGGCAAGTGAAGACGTCTGGCGCATCGTCGACCTCAGCGAGGAGCCGCTTCCGCTCGTGGTGGCTGTCATCACTGCCCTCCACGAGCTTGGCTACGTCGCCTTTGACGGCCCGAACGTCGTCCTCACTCAGAGCGGCAGGAAGCTGGTGGAGAAGTACGGAATCGGCGCGAGGAAGGACTACACCTGCTCCCACTGCGAGGGCAAGACCGTCGAACTCGATGCCTTCAGCGACCTCCTTGAGCAGTTCAAGGAAATAGTCAAAGACCGCCCGCAGCCCAAGCACGACTTCGACCAGGCCTATGTTACCCCCGAGACAACCGTCGCCAGGATAGCCCTCATGCACACCCGCGGGGACCTTGAGAACAAGGAGGTCTTTGTTTTGGGAGACGACGACCTTACCAGTATAGCCCTCATGCTCTCTGGTCTCCCGAAGAGGATTGCCGTCCTCGACATTGACGAGAGGCTCGTAAAGTTCATCGAGAAAACCGCCGACGAGCTCGGCTACGAGAACATCGAGATGTTCACCTTCGACCTTCGCGAGCCGCTCCCTGACTACGCGCTCCACAAGTTCGACACCTTCATCACCGACCCGCCCGAGACCGTTGATGCGATAAGGGCCTTCGTCGGCAGGGGAATAGCGACCCTCAAGGGGCCCGGCTGCGCCGGCTACTTCGGAATAACGAGGCGCGAGAGCTCGCTCGACAAGTGGAGGGAAATTCAGAGGGTTCTCATCAACGAGTTCAACGTCGTTATCACCGACATAATCAGGAACTTCAACGAGTACGTCAACTGGGGTTATGAAGAGGAAACCAGAGCCTGGAAGCTCCTGCCGGTCAAGGTCAAGCCGTCCTACAACTGGTACAAGAGCTACATGTTCAGGATTCAGACGCTCGAAGGCTCAAAGGGCTTCGAGGAAAAGATAGAGCTTGGAGACGAGCTCTACAACGACGAAGAGGCCTCGACCACATGA
- a CDS encoding dihydroorotate dehydrogenase — MASLEVKLFGIRFENPLILASGINDKTPEQWIRAHEEGAGGVVTKSIGIEPRAGYDNPTIVELPYGLINAMGLPNPGWKGFLEMVEGYTFDFPLIVSIFGGTPEEFAFLAEKLSEVANAFELNLSCPHAKGYGMEIGQRPEMVYDVVKAVKDATDRPVIAKLTPNTDDITKLGLAAEKAGADAVSAINTLKAIAIDVYAKRPILSNRVGGYSGPGVKPVALRAVYDLARTLDIPVIGIGGITTWQDAVEFLLAGASALQIGTAVSLRGWGVFREINEGIRAYLESEGFSSVSDIVGLALEE; from the coding sequence ATGGCGAGCCTTGAAGTGAAGCTTTTCGGGATAAGGTTCGAGAACCCACTCATTCTCGCATCGGGAATCAACGACAAAACTCCGGAGCAGTGGATAAGGGCGCACGAGGAGGGCGCCGGGGGAGTTGTTACCAAATCCATCGGAATCGAGCCGAGGGCAGGTTACGATAACCCAACCATTGTCGAGCTTCCCTACGGGCTAATAAACGCGATGGGTTTGCCCAATCCGGGCTGGAAGGGCTTTCTGGAGATGGTTGAAGGCTACACCTTCGATTTCCCGCTGATAGTATCGATTTTCGGAGGAACACCGGAGGAGTTCGCCTTTCTGGCGGAAAAGCTGAGCGAGGTGGCGAATGCCTTCGAGCTGAACCTCAGCTGTCCGCACGCCAAAGGCTACGGTATGGAGATAGGTCAGAGGCCGGAGATGGTCTACGATGTAGTGAAGGCCGTTAAGGACGCTACCGACAGGCCAGTTATAGCGAAGCTGACTCCCAATACAGACGACATCACGAAGCTTGGCCTGGCCGCTGAAAAGGCTGGCGCTGACGCAGTCTCGGCAATAAATACGCTGAAAGCCATCGCCATAGACGTATACGCGAAAAGACCGATTCTCAGCAACCGCGTCGGTGGCTACTCCGGGCCTGGAGTGAAGCCCGTGGCTTTGAGGGCCGTCTACGATTTGGCCAGAACCCTTGATATCCCGGTGATAGGAATCGGAGGGATAACCACGTGGCAGGATGCGGTCGAGTTTCTCCTCGCCGGAGCCTCCGCCCTGCAAATTGGAACGGCAGTCTCGCTCCGCGGGTGGGGAGTGTTCCGGGAGATAAACGAGGGCATCAGGGCATACCTCGAAAGCGAGGGATTTTCGAGCGTGAGCGATATAGTGGGACTGGCGCTGGAGGAGTAA
- a CDS encoding FAD-dependent oxidoreductase, giving the protein MRLTEHPLLRFERGREVTIYFEGKPIKAYEGETIATALHASGIRVLNYSANEKRPRGLFCAIGKCSSCLMIVNGIPNVRTCITLVEDGMRIERQHGRAKLPREAKPPEFREAKVVRADIVIIGGGPAGLMAAIHAADAGASVVLLDENPMLGGQLVKQTHKFFGKREQFAGVRGVEIAKILEDEARKRENVEVFLETSAVGIFQEGGEKLVLAVRNNRELIEFRGRAVIVATGAMEKMIPFENNDLPGIYGAGAIQTLMNTYGVKPGDKVLIVGAGNVGLILAYQLIQAGVEVKAIVEAMPKVGGYFVHAAKVRRLGVPILTRHTILRAEGKEKVERAVVARLDENWRPIPGTEKTFEVDVIALAVGLRPSIELLHQAGCQIKYVRELSGHVAVRDEWMETTVRGIFVAGDSAGIEEATTAMLEGKIAGIAAALRLGIADESWLKEMEKAQKDLLEFRSGPFGRHVLEGIKKALIGGVASE; this is encoded by the coding sequence GTGCGCTTAACTGAGCATCCCCTTCTGCGTTTTGAGCGTGGCAGGGAGGTTACAATATATTTTGAAGGGAAACCTATCAAAGCCTACGAGGGGGAGACGATAGCGACTGCTTTACATGCCTCTGGAATCCGGGTTCTGAACTATTCCGCCAACGAGAAGCGGCCCAGGGGGCTTTTCTGCGCAATCGGCAAGTGCTCCTCCTGCTTGATGATCGTGAACGGAATCCCCAACGTCAGAACGTGCATAACCTTGGTTGAAGACGGTATGAGGATAGAGCGCCAGCACGGGAGGGCGAAACTGCCGAGGGAGGCAAAGCCCCCGGAGTTCAGGGAGGCGAAAGTCGTAAGGGCGGACATCGTGATAATCGGCGGTGGGCCGGCGGGGTTAATGGCGGCAATCCACGCGGCCGATGCCGGGGCGAGCGTCGTCCTTTTGGACGAGAACCCGATGCTCGGCGGCCAGCTCGTCAAGCAGACCCACAAGTTCTTCGGCAAGCGCGAGCAGTTCGCGGGAGTCAGGGGAGTGGAGATAGCGAAAATCCTTGAGGATGAAGCTAGGAAGAGGGAGAACGTTGAGGTCTTCCTTGAAACCTCCGCCGTAGGCATCTTCCAAGAAGGTGGGGAAAAGCTCGTTTTAGCTGTCAGGAACAACCGCGAGCTGATAGAGTTCCGCGGAAGGGCGGTTATCGTAGCAACCGGCGCGATGGAGAAGATGATTCCCTTTGAGAACAACGATTTACCGGGAATCTACGGCGCCGGAGCCATTCAGACCCTCATGAACACCTACGGTGTGAAGCCTGGCGACAAGGTTCTAATCGTTGGGGCCGGAAACGTGGGGCTTATCCTGGCGTACCAGCTCATCCAGGCCGGCGTTGAGGTGAAGGCGATAGTCGAGGCCATGCCGAAGGTAGGCGGCTACTTCGTCCATGCCGCCAAGGTTAGAAGACTTGGCGTCCCGATACTCACGAGACACACCATCCTGCGCGCCGAGGGGAAGGAAAAGGTCGAGAGGGCAGTCGTTGCCCGGCTGGACGAGAACTGGAGGCCAATTCCGGGGACTGAAAAGACCTTCGAGGTCGATGTGATAGCCCTTGCCGTAGGCCTGAGGCCCAGCATCGAGCTCCTCCACCAGGCCGGCTGTCAGATAAAGTATGTTAGAGAGCTCAGCGGGCACGTGGCAGTTCGCGACGAGTGGATGGAGACCACCGTCAGGGGGATATTCGTCGCAGGGGACTCCGCCGGAATAGAGGAAGCAACCACAGCGATGCTCGAAGGAAAGATAGCCGGAATCGCTGCCGCCCTGAGGCTCGGCATAGCAGACGAAAGCTGGCTGAAAGAGATGGAGAAGGCCCAGAAAGACCTCCTGGAGTTCCGCTCCGGGCCTTTCGGCAGGCACGTGCTTGAGGGCATAAAGAAGGCCCTTATCGGAGGTGTCGCCAGTGAGTGA
- a CDS encoding nucleotidyltransferase domain-containing protein, protein MRVEGLAECVRKKLGRVSGLHSLILYGSLLRGDFVPGTSDVDFFAVLGDGTDPEIIIEKIKPVLEECSAFLNPVEVDVAWEWLSNLRDPLNLGYPYKFLTVYQRDFRENHVVLLGEDVVGIIPEYSLDELLPGRLEGILRNLERFSRNLKMLHILAGETARLMAFLSGSSLRKDDVLRTLQQLGDNEAVMIYTAYLKGRNEPFDGDFLQEFVKLRVEKMKTLFLPPHKQRH, encoded by the coding sequence ATGAGGGTTGAGGGGCTCGCAGAGTGCGTACGGAAGAAACTCGGCCGGGTTTCCGGCCTCCATTCTCTCATTCTGTACGGTTCCCTCCTTAGGGGTGACTTCGTCCCGGGGACGAGCGACGTGGACTTCTTTGCGGTTCTTGGGGATGGCACTGATCCAGAGATTATTATTGAAAAGATAAAACCTGTCCTTGAGGAGTGTTCAGCCTTTCTTAACCCTGTGGAAGTTGACGTAGCATGGGAATGGCTCTCGAACCTTCGCGATCCCCTCAACTTGGGTTATCCCTACAAGTTTCTCACCGTTTACCAGCGAGATTTCAGAGAAAACCATGTAGTCCTGCTCGGGGAGGATGTGGTTGGCATCATTCCGGAGTATTCACTTGATGAACTCCTTCCCGGGAGGCTGGAGGGTATTTTGAGAAACCTCGAGCGCTTTTCGAGGAACCTGAAGATGCTCCATATCCTGGCCGGCGAGACGGCCAGGTTGATGGCCTTTTTGAGCGGTTCAAGCCTTAGAAAGGACGACGTTTTGAGAACACTCCAACAGCTCGGCGACAACGAGGCAGTGATGATTTACACCGCTTATCTAAAGGGCAGGAACGAGCCCTTCGACGGGGACTTCCTTCAGGAGTTTGTTAAGTTGAGGGTGGAAAAAATGAAAACGCTATTTCTTCCTCCACATAAGCAGCGCCACTAA
- a CDS encoding tungsten cofactor oxidoreductase radical SAM maturase — protein MEKDAHKFELNGAFVLIPKKPDLKYLYLEITNRCNLRCEMCFKQYWEDPEGDMDWELFLKILDDAEELPELEMIYFGGIGEPTVHPRFMDMAREVKRRGFALGISTNGFLLTDKRIEELVELGLDLIYFSVDSVPTQPVDIGHIKPDVTGSRIRKIQEVKKRLNSDVPHIGVEVVVTKENYRELIDIVHYVGSLGVDTVLISNLIPITKEHAKLIVYDGSVDMKPIIDKLEAVYHGYMYKLAEFSLRTERHCEFVEKKVAVVRWDGEVAPCYRFLHTYPEIVFGREKKVIAYSFGNVREKSLKEIWTSKDYSWFRFVVKNSLYPSCADCPLNESCSFVWDTESDCWSNKPSCADCLWSRRIVLCPIPEKGMKGYW, from the coding sequence TTGGAGAAGGACGCTCATAAGTTCGAGCTTAACGGTGCTTTCGTTCTAATCCCCAAGAAACCGGATTTGAAATACCTTTACTTGGAGATAACCAACCGATGCAATCTCCGCTGTGAGATGTGCTTCAAACAGTACTGGGAGGACCCAGAGGGCGATATGGACTGGGAGCTCTTCCTCAAAATCCTCGACGATGCGGAGGAGCTTCCAGAACTTGAGATGATATACTTCGGTGGAATTGGGGAACCCACGGTGCACCCGAGATTCATGGACATGGCGAGGGAGGTCAAAAGGCGGGGCTTCGCCCTTGGTATAAGCACCAACGGCTTCCTCCTGACGGACAAAAGGATAGAGGAGCTCGTTGAGCTCGGTCTTGACCTGATATACTTCTCGGTGGACTCCGTGCCCACCCAGCCGGTGGACATAGGGCACATAAAGCCAGACGTGACCGGTTCAAGGATAAGAAAGATTCAGGAGGTCAAGAAAAGGCTCAACAGTGACGTCCCGCACATAGGCGTTGAAGTGGTGGTCACAAAGGAGAACTACAGGGAGCTGATAGACATCGTCCACTACGTCGGGTCGCTGGGCGTTGACACGGTTCTCATCTCAAATCTGATTCCAATAACGAAGGAACACGCAAAGCTAATAGTTTACGATGGAAGCGTTGACATGAAGCCGATAATAGACAAGCTTGAAGCGGTGTATCACGGCTACATGTACAAGCTCGCGGAGTTCTCCCTGAGGACCGAGAGGCACTGTGAATTCGTCGAAAAGAAAGTCGCAGTTGTCAGATGGGACGGGGAAGTTGCACCCTGTTACCGCTTCCTTCATACCTACCCGGAGATAGTCTTCGGCAGGGAGAAAAAGGTGATAGCGTACTCCTTTGGAAACGTTAGAGAGAAGAGCCTGAAGGAGATATGGACAAGCAAGGATTACAGCTGGTTCCGCTTCGTCGTTAAGAACTCCCTCTACCCAAGCTGTGCGGACTGCCCCCTCAACGAGTCCTGCTCCTTCGTATGGGACACCGAGTCAGACTGCTGGAGCAACAAGCCGAGCTGTGCCGATTGTCTGTGGTCGAGAAGAATAGTCCTCTGCCCCATCCCGGAGAAGGGAATGAAGGGCTATTGGTGA
- a CDS encoding 4Fe-4S binding protein, translating to MSEIPSYLRNGYITPEELEKFIPLPSEERLRKRPVAIPECPQEIPCAPCREICPTGAISMPTPNDLPIVDYDKCIGCSLCVQICPGLAFFMVHYVGDRARITMPHELLPVPEKGEEVILLNRVGEPVGRGKVLTVVPREKSKGDTPIIIVEVPIELAWDVRAVKVERRG from the coding sequence GTGAGTGAAATTCCCTCCTACCTCAGAAACGGCTACATAACGCCGGAGGAGCTTGAAAAGTTCATCCCCCTGCCGAGCGAGGAGAGGCTGAGGAAACGGCCGGTTGCGATTCCGGAGTGCCCCCAGGAGATACCCTGCGCCCCGTGCAGGGAGATATGTCCCACCGGGGCGATAAGCATGCCCACCCCGAATGACCTGCCGATAGTCGATTACGATAAGTGCATTGGCTGCTCCCTCTGCGTTCAGATCTGCCCAGGTCTCGCTTTCTTCATGGTGCACTACGTCGGCGACAGGGCGAGGATAACTATGCCCCACGAGCTCCTTCCGGTTCCCGAGAAGGGCGAGGAGGTCATTCTCCTCAACCGCGTTGGAGAGCCGGTTGGAAGGGGAAAGGTTCTCACAGTCGTGCCGAGGGAGAAGAGCAAGGGCGACACGCCGATAATCATCGTGGAAGTTCCGATAGAGCTGGCCTGGGACGTCAGGGCGGTTAAGGTGGAAAGGAGGGGGTAG
- a CDS encoding aldehyde ferredoxin oxidoreductase family protein, whose protein sequence is MFAYWGKILRVNLTDGTIKEETFDEKFAKKWLGTRGFGIYFLLKEMDPTVDPLSPENKILYTTGPLTGTTAPTGGRYMVITKSPLTGYIAMANSGGFFGAELKFAGWDAIIVEGASDHPVYLYINDESVELRDASHLWGKTSTETEEALKEEIGDKRIRAALIGPAGENLVKFAAVMNDEHRAAGRGGVGAVMGSKKLKAIVVRGHKRVEVADRAKFTSVVKEKTDKLRNDPVAGGGLPKYGTAVLVNIINQNGLYPTKNFQYSQFEYAEEQSGEAMTAKYLIRNKPCYACPIGCGRVNKLPTLGITEGPEYESIWALGAHNGINDLASIIHANHMADEYGMDTISLGGTLATAMELYEKGLLKQEDLGEEAPPFRWGNTEVLHYYIEKIAKREGFGDKLAEGGYRLAEMYNGVEYFMGVKKQELPAYDPRGAEGHGLGYATNNRGGCHIKQYMISPEILGYPYKMDPHDIGDEKVKMVILFQDLTALIDAAGLCVFTTFGLGADDYRDMINAATGWDFSTEDYLKIGERIWNAERLFNLRAGLDPLKEDTLPKRLLEEPVRNGPNKGHVVRLHLMLPKYYKFRGWTEDGKITGEKLKELGLEEL, encoded by the coding sequence ATGTTTGCGTACTGGGGAAAAATTTTGAGGGTAAACCTGACGGACGGGACGATAAAGGAAGAGACCTTCGATGAGAAGTTCGCCAAAAAGTGGCTCGGAACCAGAGGATTTGGCATATACTTCCTCTTGAAGGAGATGGATCCAACGGTTGATCCGCTGAGCCCTGAGAACAAGATACTCTACACCACCGGCCCGCTGACCGGAACGACGGCACCGACCGGCGGAAGGTATATGGTGATAACCAAGAGCCCGCTGACGGGCTACATAGCCATGGCCAACTCCGGTGGATTCTTTGGAGCCGAGCTGAAGTTCGCCGGCTGGGACGCGATAATAGTTGAGGGTGCCTCCGACCACCCGGTTTACCTCTACATAAACGACGAGAGCGTTGAGCTCAGGGACGCTTCCCACCTCTGGGGTAAGACCTCAACAGAGACGGAGGAGGCCCTTAAGGAAGAAATCGGCGACAAGAGAATCCGCGCTGCACTCATTGGTCCTGCTGGAGAAAACCTCGTCAAGTTTGCGGCCGTTATGAACGACGAGCACAGGGCCGCTGGAAGGGGCGGCGTTGGTGCCGTGATGGGAAGCAAGAAGCTGAAGGCGATAGTTGTTCGCGGACATAAGAGGGTGGAAGTAGCCGATAGGGCAAAGTTCACAAGCGTTGTGAAGGAGAAGACCGACAAGCTCAGAAACGATCCGGTCGCTGGGGGAGGACTTCCAAAGTACGGAACGGCTGTTCTCGTGAACATAATCAACCAGAACGGCCTCTATCCAACAAAGAACTTCCAGTACAGCCAGTTTGAATATGCCGAAGAGCAGAGCGGCGAGGCCATGACCGCGAAGTACCTCATCAGGAATAAGCCGTGCTACGCCTGTCCAATAGGCTGTGGAAGGGTCAACAAGCTTCCGACCCTCGGAATAACCGAAGGACCCGAATACGAGAGCATCTGGGCTTTGGGTGCTCACAATGGAATAAACGACCTTGCCAGCATAATCCACGCCAACCACATGGCAGACGAGTACGGTATGGACACGATCAGCCTCGGAGGAACTCTCGCGACTGCCATGGAGCTCTACGAGAAGGGACTGCTCAAGCAGGAGGATCTCGGGGAGGAGGCACCGCCCTTCAGGTGGGGCAACACAGAGGTGCTCCACTACTACATAGAGAAGATTGCCAAGAGGGAGGGCTTCGGTGACAAACTGGCCGAAGGCGGTTATCGCCTGGCCGAGATGTACAACGGTGTCGAGTACTTCATGGGGGTCAAGAAGCAGGAGCTTCCAGCCTATGACCCGCGCGGAGCTGAAGGCCACGGTCTCGGTTACGCAACCAACAACCGCGGTGGCTGTCACATCAAGCAGTACATGATAAGCCCTGAGATCCTAGGATACCCATACAAGATGGACCCGCACGACATCGGCGATGAGAAGGTCAAGATGGTCATACTCTTCCAGGACCTAACCGCTCTCATCGATGCCGCCGGACTGTGTGTCTTCACCACCTTCGGTCTCGGCGCCGATGATTACCGCGACATGATAAACGCCGCCACTGGCTGGGACTTCTCAACAGAGGATTACCTCAAGATAGGAGAGCGCATCTGGAACGCCGAGAGGCTCTTCAACCTACGCGCTGGACTCGACCCGCTCAAAGAAGATACCCTACCGAAGAGACTGCTTGAGGAACCCGTTAGGAACGGGCCCAACAAGGGCCACGTTGTTAGGCTGCACCTGATGCTTCCGAAGTACTACAAGTTCCGTGGCTGGACCGAGGACGGAAAGATAACCGGGGAGAAGCTCAAGGAGCTCGGTCTTGAGGAGCTCTGA
- the queC gene encoding 7-cyano-7-deazaguanine synthase QueC: MKRAVVLFSGGLDSTACLYWAKRNYDEVIMLVINYGSNEERVTNKVAEFFSKELDVPLKIIHLDFLEEFSKLRGTTLVGGETPRVTAQELEDMNVAQETAKSVWVPARNVVLISVAASLLDALGGGDIIVGFNAEEGATFPDNTPEFVERMNEMLRYGTMAEVKVVAPLIDLDKKGIARLLKELDAKYEYSNSCYMPKGFTEDGKPVHCGECESCVRRHRGLIEGIGEDRTVYAVEPKI, encoded by the coding sequence ATGAAGCGCGCGGTCGTGCTGTTTTCGGGTGGACTCGATTCAACGGCCTGCCTCTACTGGGCGAAGAGGAACTACGACGAGGTCATCATGCTGGTGATAAACTACGGAAGCAACGAGGAGCGCGTTACGAACAAAGTTGCCGAGTTCTTCTCGAAGGAGCTGGACGTTCCGCTGAAGATAATCCATCTCGACTTCCTTGAGGAGTTCTCCAAGCTCCGCGGGACGACCCTCGTTGGAGGCGAGACGCCAAGGGTCACAGCACAGGAGCTTGAGGACATGAACGTTGCACAGGAAACGGCAAAAAGCGTCTGGGTTCCAGCAAGGAACGTCGTGCTGATAAGCGTCGCCGCTTCGCTCCTCGATGCGCTCGGAGGCGGGGACATAATAGTCGGCTTCAACGCTGAGGAGGGGGCAACGTTCCCGGACAACACGCCCGAGTTCGTGGAGAGGATGAACGAGATGCTGAGATACGGAACGATGGCAGAGGTCAAGGTGGTCGCCCCGCTCATAGACCTCGACAAGAAGGGTATAGCGAGGCTTTTGAAGGAGCTTGACGCCAAATACGAGTACTCGAACTCCTGCTACATGCCGAAGGGCTTCACAGAGGACGGGAAGCCTGTACACTGCGGCGAGTGCGAGAGCTGTGTGAGGCGCCACCGCGGTCTGATTGAAGGCATCGGGGAGGACAGGACGGTCTACGCGGTCGAACCGAAGATATAG
- a CDS encoding (2Fe-2S)-binding protein, whose amino-acid sequence MGGKKIVCRCNDVTVEEVEALIDSGVTDIEELKRLLRIGMGPCQGRTCVPIVLGILARKTGRSQEEIPLPKARVPIRPVRVEVIVGGADE is encoded by the coding sequence ATGGGGGGAAAGAAAATCGTCTGCCGGTGTAACGACGTCACCGTCGAGGAAGTCGAGGCGCTCATAGATTCCGGCGTCACCGATATCGAGGAGCTGAAACGGCTCCTCCGCATAGGGATGGGCCCCTGCCAGGGGAGGACGTGCGTCCCCATAGTCCTCGGCATACTGGCCAGAAAGACCGGAAGGAGTCAGGAGGAGATACCACTTCCGAAGGCGAGGGTTCCGATTCGGCCCGTTCGCGTAGAGGTTATAGTGGGTGGTGCCGATGAGTAA